A genomic window from Brevibacillus agri includes:
- a CDS encoding amino acid permease, translating into MTPSSNEQHNELKRSMSSRHLFMISLGGVIGTGLFLGSGYTLSQAGPVGTILSFLVGGFIMYLTMLCLGELTVAMPVAGSFQTYMTRFVSPSLGFGVGWLYWLGWAVTVALELLSSGLLMQRWFPDSPVWMWCAIFGVLLFLLNALSARAFGESEFWFSSIKVSAIILFIILGGAAMFGLIDMKNGQPAPMFSNFTSSPLLPFGITGLLMTMITVNFSFQGTELIGIAAGESKEPEKTIPKSIRATVWRTLVFFILAIAIVAGMIPYQQAGVIESPFVVVFDSIGIPYAADIMNFVVLTALLSVANSGLYAATRMLYSLSNERMASRKLAIVNRKGIPMNALIITFSISLLSLLSGFFAEDTVFMVLLSIAGLGAQVGWISISASQLAFRRHYLKNGGKLEDLKFRTPLYPVLPLVSLILNLSVLVSLAFDPEQRIALYCGIPFMLIAILIYQLRFKNKLEPQPDTELGSYRKANNL; encoded by the coding sequence ATGACACCAAGCAGCAACGAACAGCACAATGAACTAAAACGCAGTATGAGCAGTAGGCACCTCTTCATGATTTCTCTTGGAGGCGTGATCGGGACCGGACTGTTTCTCGGTTCTGGCTATACGTTAAGCCAGGCTGGACCCGTTGGCACGATCCTTTCTTTTCTGGTCGGCGGCTTTATCATGTATTTGACCATGCTCTGCCTTGGCGAGCTGACTGTAGCGATGCCGGTAGCTGGTTCGTTCCAAACGTACATGACCCGGTTCGTCAGTCCGTCCCTTGGCTTCGGCGTAGGCTGGCTGTACTGGCTCGGCTGGGCCGTAACCGTTGCCCTCGAGCTTTTGTCTTCCGGTCTGTTGATGCAGCGCTGGTTCCCTGACTCTCCGGTCTGGATGTGGTGCGCCATCTTCGGTGTCCTTCTGTTCCTGTTGAATGCGCTTTCTGCCCGTGCGTTCGGTGAGTCCGAATTCTGGTTTTCCAGCATTAAAGTAAGCGCTATCATCCTGTTTATCATCTTGGGTGGAGCGGCTATGTTCGGCTTGATTGACATGAAAAATGGACAACCTGCTCCGATGTTCTCCAACTTCACCAGCAGTCCGCTGCTTCCGTTTGGCATTACCGGCCTGTTGATGACGATGATTACGGTGAACTTCTCCTTCCAGGGTACCGAACTGATCGGTATCGCGGCCGGCGAGAGCAAGGAACCGGAGAAAACGATTCCGAAGTCCATTCGCGCTACCGTGTGGCGCACGCTCGTCTTCTTCATTTTGGCGATTGCCATCGTGGCCGGGATGATTCCGTACCAACAGGCTGGCGTGATCGAAAGCCCGTTTGTCGTCGTGTTTGACAGCATCGGTATCCCTTATGCAGCAGACATCATGAACTTCGTCGTCCTGACTGCGCTGTTGTCTGTAGCCAACTCCGGCTTGTACGCCGCTACGCGGATGCTCTACTCCTTGTCCAATGAGCGAATGGCTTCCCGCAAGCTTGCGATCGTCAACCGCAAAGGCATTCCGATGAATGCGTTGATTATTACTTTTTCCATCTCTCTGCTCTCGCTTCTGTCCGGCTTTTTTGCAGAAGATACCGTGTTCATGGTGCTTCTGTCCATCGCTGGCCTGGGTGCTCAGGTAGGCTGGATCTCGATTTCCGCGTCCCAGCTCGCTTTTCGTCGCCACTACCTGAAAAATGGCGGCAAGCTGGAAGACCTGAAGTTCCGTACGCCGCTGTACCCTGTACTTCCATTGGTTTCGCTGATTTTGAACCTGAGCGTCCTCGTCAGCCTGGCCTTTGATCCGGAGCAGCGCATCGCTCTCTACTGTGGCATTCCGTTCATGCTCATTGCGATTCTGATCTACCAGCTTCGCTTCAAAAACAAGCTGGAGCCGCAGCCAGACACTGAACTGGGCTCCTATCGCAAAGCGAACAATCTGTAA
- a CDS encoding MDR family MFS transporter: protein MKREMWKETPFSVKLLLTTSFMMNLGFYALIPYLTLYLTGSIGWTLAMAGLVLSVRQFSQQGFAFLGGVMADAFGYKGAMVLGMAVRAVGFAMFAFCTETWHFFIAAILSGLGGALFDPAGSAAFAILTPDSIRKEVFAFRNVLGNIAVVGSQIVGTALSAVDFTYLSLFAGAIFGVNALVSFFFLSPISATNTRHSIWESMFTVIRDKRFVRFTFILMGYYYLNMQVFLTIPLLVEHVTHSKTSVGIVLSAMSLFVILFQMKVTQWLEGYPHRLTLIGIGTLVMGVGLFLFTFADSLWMLLIDVFLFALGTMIAVPNLVDVVPRFAPKDLVGAYYGFNGYSIAIGGSLGQVAGGWVYDVGLKLQAAWLPWTICLAVGLLVAWMLHLMEQDTFKLGNDLTKIAQP, encoded by the coding sequence ATGAAGAGGGAAATGTGGAAAGAAACACCGTTTTCTGTCAAGCTGCTCTTGACGACATCCTTTATGATGAACCTTGGTTTTTATGCCCTGATTCCGTATCTGACCTTGTACTTGACGGGCAGTATTGGATGGACGCTGGCGATGGCGGGACTCGTGCTCAGCGTGCGGCAGTTTTCCCAGCAAGGCTTTGCGTTTTTGGGCGGAGTGATGGCCGACGCCTTTGGCTACAAAGGTGCGATGGTTCTCGGCATGGCCGTGCGGGCTGTCGGGTTTGCGATGTTCGCATTCTGTACAGAGACGTGGCATTTTTTTATCGCAGCGATTTTGTCTGGCCTCGGCGGGGCGCTGTTTGACCCGGCTGGCTCGGCTGCGTTTGCGATTTTGACGCCGGATTCCATTCGCAAAGAAGTGTTTGCCTTTCGCAATGTACTCGGCAATATTGCGGTAGTCGGCTCGCAAATCGTCGGCACCGCACTCTCGGCCGTTGATTTTACGTACTTGTCGCTGTTTGCCGGAGCGATTTTTGGCGTGAACGCGCTTGTCTCCTTCTTTTTTCTGTCCCCGATCAGTGCCACCAATACACGGCACAGTATTTGGGAGAGCATGTTCACGGTGATCCGGGACAAGCGTTTTGTCCGCTTCACGTTCATCCTGATGGGCTATTATTACTTGAATATGCAAGTATTTTTGACCATACCGCTGCTCGTGGAGCATGTGACACACAGCAAAACTTCTGTCGGGATTGTCCTGTCGGCGATGTCGCTGTTCGTCATTCTTTTCCAGATGAAGGTGACGCAATGGCTGGAAGGATATCCGCATCGGCTGACCTTGATCGGCATCGGCACGCTGGTCATGGGCGTGGGGCTGTTCCTGTTTACCTTTGCCGATTCGCTGTGGATGCTGCTCATCGACGTCTTCCTGTTCGCGCTGGGCACGATGATCGCCGTGCCGAATCTGGTAGATGTCGTTCCGCGTTTTGCGCCAAAAGATTTGGTAGGAGCCTATTACGGCTTCAACGGATACTCGATTGCCATCGGCGGCTCGCTCGGCCAGGTCGCAGGCGGCTGGGTGTACGATGTCGGGCTGAAGCTGCAGGCGGCGTGGCTTCCGTGGACGATCTGTCTCGCCGTAGGCTTGTTGGTTGCCTGGATGCTCCATTTGATGGAGCAAGACACGTTCAAGCTCGGCAACGATTTGACAAAAATCGCGCAACCGTAA
- a CDS encoding LysR family transcriptional regulator, with amino-acid sequence MDFEQLRAFYTLAQTKNFTKAAEMLHLVQSTVTMRIKQLEEKVGKPLFIRDKRSVEITQAGLTLLPYAERILKLSHEALSEVASLQPYEDYLSIGSLNAIWTSTLEPILKEYHYRYPQIAISTKTGHSSDVIQYLLDNVIQIGIVYVPPSLPNFEVIPTWDDEIVLVCCPHSSFAQSTHVDSRELRNLPLLYMNWGPPFNEWIRQTLPRNYVPKLTVDKAELAIDLIKEGLGVSLLTRSAVKSELAAGTLKELPITGNKPPKRSAYIVLPKDKKNKPSVEKWLSLMSELGYSTT; translated from the coding sequence ATGGACTTCGAACAACTGCGCGCCTTCTACACGTTGGCACAGACGAAAAACTTCACCAAGGCTGCGGAAATGCTCCATCTCGTTCAGTCTACGGTGACGATGCGAATCAAGCAACTGGAAGAAAAAGTCGGGAAGCCGCTGTTTATCCGCGACAAGCGGAGTGTGGAAATTACCCAGGCTGGCTTGACGCTTTTGCCCTATGCCGAAAGAATCCTCAAGCTGTCTCACGAGGCACTGAGCGAAGTCGCTTCTCTCCAGCCATATGAAGATTACTTGTCCATCGGCAGTCTGAACGCCATCTGGACCTCTACCCTCGAACCGATCTTGAAAGAGTATCATTACCGTTATCCGCAAATTGCCATCAGCACCAAAACCGGGCATTCCTCCGACGTCATCCAGTATTTGCTCGACAACGTCATTCAGATCGGAATCGTATATGTGCCGCCGTCTTTGCCGAACTTTGAGGTCATTCCCACCTGGGACGATGAAATCGTCCTCGTCTGCTGTCCGCACAGCAGCTTCGCCCAGTCGACTCATGTGGACTCGCGCGAGCTTCGCAACCTGCCGCTGCTCTACATGAACTGGGGACCGCCCTTCAACGAATGGATCAGACAGACGCTGCCGCGCAACTACGTGCCCAAGCTGACCGTCGACAAGGCGGAGCTGGCCATTGATTTGATTAAGGAAGGGCTGGGCGTCAGCCTGCTGACCCGCTCCGCCGTCAAGTCGGAGCTGGCTGCCGGAACGCTCAAGGAACTGCCGATTACAGGAAACAAGCCTCCGAAGCGCTCCGCCTACATCGTCCTGCCGAAAGACAAAAAAAATAAACCCAGCGTGGAAAAATGGCTGAGTCTC